One genomic region from Nymphaea colorata isolate Beijing-Zhang1983 chromosome 12, ASM883128v2, whole genome shotgun sequence encodes:
- the LOC116265921 gene encoding probable methyltransferase PMT21: MSKLSISRYFVNEKLKVEEPKAVPYSDKKLKTVRLSLLVALLCALSFYFGGKFCSEKHRLFSHLSLASKPATEVALSSPQVKTSVFPECGIAFQDYTPCTDPTRWRKYNVQRLFHMERHCPPFFERKECLIPPPTGYKPPIKWPKSKDECWYRNVPYDWINNQKSNQHWLRKEGEKFIFPGGGTMFPNGVGEYVDRMETLIPGMKDGSIRTALDTGCGVASWGGDLLDRGILTMSLAPRDNHEAQVQFALERGIPAILGVLSTHRLPFPSNSFDMAHCSRCLIPWTEYGGIYLLEIHRILRPGGFWVLSGPPVNYEVRAHGWNTTVEYQRSNYNDLQSLLTNMCFKLYNEKDDIAVWQKTSDNSCYNKLAKPDVYPPQCDDSFEQDDAWYVPIRPCVVVPDQKWKRIGLQSLPKWPQRLHVAPERVGSTYGGNSGAFKLDDSNWTLRVKHYKTVLPALGSDKIRNVMDMNTMYGGFAAALVGSPIWVMNVVSSYGTKNLGVVYDRGLIGVYHDWCEPFSTYPRTYDLLHLDGLFTAESHRCDIKYVLLEMDRILRPNGYVLIREASHIVEAISPITKALRWGCQKRETESSKGKEKLLVCQKKLWYSSKM; the protein is encoded by the exons ATGTCAAAGTTATCGATATCTAG GTACTTTGTCAACGAAAAGCTGAAGGTTGAGGAACCCAAGGCAGTGCCATATTCTGATAAAAAACTCAAAACTGTTCGACTAAGTTTGCTGGTTGCATTATTGTGTGCTCTCTCGTTTTACTTTGGTGGCAAATTTTGCTCTGAGAAGCACAGATTGTTTAGTCATCTGTCTTTGGCTTCAAAACCTGCCACAGAAGTTGCACTTTCTTCTCCCCAAGTTAAAACTTCTGTCTTCCCTGAGTGTGGCATTGCATTTCAAGACTACACTCCATGCACAGATCCAACG AGGTGGCGAAAGTACAATGTTCAACGACTTTTCCACATGGAAAGACACTGCCCTCCATTCTTTGAGAGAAAAGAATGCTTAATTCCCCCACCAACTGGTTATAAACCACCAATTAAATGGCCAAAGAGCAAGGACGAATGTTGGTACAG AAATGTTCCTTATGACTGGATCAACAATCAGAAATCAAATCAACACTGGttaagaaaagaaggagaaaagttCATCTTTCCAGGAGGAGGTACAATGTTCCCGAATGGAGTCGGTGAGTATGTGGATCGGATGGAAACATTGATCCCCGGAATGAAGGATGGGAGCATTCGTACAGCTCTTGATACCGGTTGTGGG GTTGCTAGTTGGGGAGGTGATCTGCTAGATCGTGGAATTCTGACCATGTCTCTTGCACCAAGAGATAATCATGAAGCTCAGGTGCAGTTTGCCTTGGAACGTGGCATTCCTGCGATCTTGGGTGTTTTATCAACTCATAGACTCCCTTTCCCAtcaaattcatttgacatgGCTCATTGCTCTAGGTGCCTTATCCCTTGGACTGAATACG GTGGAATTTACCTTCTTGAGATACACCGCATACTTAGGCCAGGAGGTTTCTGGGTCCTCTCTGGCCCCCCTGTAAATTATGAAGTTCGAGCTCATGGATGGAACACAACAGTTGAATATCAGAGATCTAATTACAACGACTTGCAGAGCCTGCTAACGAACATGTGCTTTAAGCTGTACAATGAAAAGGATGACATTGCTGTGTGGCAGAAAACATCAGATAATAGCTGCTATAATAAGCTGGCTAAGCCAGATGTCTATCCACCACAGTGTGATGACAGTTTTGAGCAAGATGATGCTTGGTATGTTCCTATCAGGCCTTGTGTAGTGGTTCCAGACCAGAAATGGAAGAGAATAGGACTACAATCTCTCCCTAAATGGCCTCAACGTCTTCATGTTGCTCCTGAGCGAGTTGGTTCTACTTATGGAGGGAATAGTGGTGCATTCAAACTTGATGACTCTAACTGGACATTAAGGGTGAAACATTACAAAACTGTACTTCCAGCACTAGGCTCCGATAAAATCCGAAATGTAATGGACATGAACACAATGTACGGAGGTTTTGCTGCTGCTCTGGTTGGTTCTCCAATATGGGTCATGAATGTTGTCTCATCATATGGCACTAAGAATCTTGGTGTGGTCTATGACAGAGGATTGATTGGAGTATACCATGACTG GTGTGAACCCTTCTCTACATATCCTCGAACCTATGATCTGCTGCACCTTGATGGCCTCTTTACTGCTGAAAGCCATAG GTGTGATATCAAATACGTGCTTCTTGAGATGGATCGTATCCTCAGACCAAATGGCTATGTTCTTATCCGAGAGGCCAGCCACATTGTAGAGGCAATATCTCCCATCACCAAGGCATTGAGATGGGGCTGCCAGAAGCGTGAAACTGAAAGTAGCAAAGGCAAGGAGAAACTTCTGGTCTGCCAAAAGAAGCTTTGGTACTCGAGCAAAATGTAG
- the LOC116266169 gene encoding uncharacterized protein LOC116266169 isoform X3, translating into MTEIGWCSEGFANCLCVPSPLARPRVLHKQTIMKLPTTGQKYTTRCTLILLWISAVILAVTYAVSRNTYGFNGMSSISISLLPNLKNATFHTDISASWTKKQLILDKLPDVTAPNFAEQGSAVHGPSVGLLKGLSDNHEFEKSPGDVQVPQMSKSSKLHLTSPLENEPLSRHSNGLAPPFLPSPQEAPKLVDGNGSVNSVISSLVEEQKPPLPNTNSTGPKQLYLPSQEVQNSSERTYPKDSKDFSFKKVNEEAPVRDELDKVLASTADENKTVIIISLNSAWSGNGSMIDLFLESFHIGEGTKELLRHLLIVSVDAKAYDHCIKIHPHCYILRTQGVDFSAEKKYMTQDYLRMMWRRLGFLGDILKRGYSFVFTISCGSGIPSLFSHKMLTSRLLRMVSMGELRTSAIVQTVASNLFDQTTRQSVSMTIGINQDGCFQVKMNKM; encoded by the exons ATGACGGAAATAGGCTGGTGCTCTGAAGGATTCGCAAACTGCTTATGTGTCCCTTCGCCGCTCGCTCGTCCACGAG TTCTACACAAGCAGACAATTATGAAGCTTCCAACTACTGGGCAGAAATATACAACAAGATGTACACTTATTCTTCTCTGGATATCAGCTGTGATTCTAGCTGTCACCTATGCTGTAAGCAGAAACACTTATGGGTTTAACGGGATGTCCTCAATCTCCATTTCTCTCCTACCAAATTTGAAGAATGCTACTTTTCATACCGACATTTCTGCTTCTTGGACTAAGAAGCAGTTGATTTTAGATAAACTACCTGATGTCACTGCACCAAATTTTGCTGAACAAGGATCTGCTGTACATGGCCCATCAGTAGGTCTATTGAAGGGCTTATCTGAtaatcatgaatttgaaaagTCACCTGGTGATGTCCAGGTTCCTCAAATGAGCAAATCATCAAAACTGCATCTAACTTCTCCACTAGAAAACGAGCCTCTATCTAGACACTCTAATGGTTTGGCACCTCCATTCCTTCCTTCACCTCAGGAGGCACCAAAACTAGTTGATGGTAATGGTTCTGTTAATTCAgttatttcttctcttgttgAAGAACAGAAGCCTCCACTTCCAAATACAAATAGTACTGGTCCAAAGCAGCTATATCTTCCTTCACAAGAGGTGCAGAATTCTTCTGAACGGACCTATCCAAAGGATTCCAAAGACTTTTCATTCAAGAAAGTAAATGAA GAAGCACCTGTCAGAGATGAACTAGACAAAGTTCTAGCCAGCACTGCAGATGAAAATAAGACTGTGATCATCATTTCCCTGAATAGTGCATGGTCAGGAAATGGGTCTATGATTGACCTCTTCTTGGAGAGTTTTCACATAGGTGAAGGCACAAAGGAGTTATTACGTCATCTTCTCATTGTCTCTGTAGATGCAAAGGCTTACGATCACTGTATAAAGATCCATCCACATTGTTATATCCTGAGAACACAAGGGGTTGATTTCTCTGCCGAGAAGAAGTACATGACACAAGATTATCTAAGAATGATGTGGAGAAGGCTTGGTTTCCTAGGTGACATACTAAAGCGAGGATATAGCTTTGTCTTCACT ATATCATGTGGCTCCGGAATCCCTTCCCTATTCTCTCACAAGATGCTGACATCCAGATTGCTTCGGATGGTTTCAATGGGAGAGCTGAGGACATCCGCAATAGTCCAAACTGTGGCTTCAAATTTGTTCGATCAAACAACAAGACAATCAGTTTCTATGACTATTGGTATAAATCAAGATGGCTGTTTCCAGGTCAAAATGAACAAGATGTAA
- the LOC116266169 gene encoding uncharacterized protein At4g15970-like isoform X2 has translation MCPFAARSSTSFLNTVLHKQTIMKLPTTGQKYTTRCTLILLWISAVILAVTYAVSRNTYGFNGMSSISISLLPNLKNATFHTDISASWTKKQLILDKLPDVTAPNFAEQGSAVHGPSVGLLKGLSDNHEFEKSPGDVQVPQMSKSSKLHLTSPLENEPLSRHSNGLAPPFLPSPQEAPKLVDGNGSVNSVISSLVEEQKPPLPNTNSTGPKQLYLPSQEVQNSSERTYPKDSKDFSFKKVNEEAPVRDELDKVLASTADENKTVIIISLNSAWSGNGSMIDLFLESFHIGEGTKELLRHLLIVSVDAKAYDHCIKIHPHCYILRTQGVDFSAEKKYMTQDYLRMMWRRLGFLGDILKRGYSFVFTDTDIMWLRNPFPILSQDADIQIASDGFNGRAEDIRNSPNCGFKFVRSNNKTISFYDYWYKSRWLFPGQNEQDVINLLKFRSSFRKRNMKFLFLDSKHFGGFCQRSQYIDDTYTMHANCCKGLKAKLTDLRTALNEFIASKNTSLSQHGKARRAKWSPPKACPLSWFQH, from the exons ATGTGTCCCTTCGCCGCTCGCTCGTCCACGAG TTTCCTAAATACAGTTCTACACAAGCAGACAATTATGAAGCTTCCAACTACTGGGCAGAAATATACAACAAGATGTACACTTATTCTTCTCTGGATATCAGCTGTGATTCTAGCTGTCACCTATGCTGTAAGCAGAAACACTTATGGGTTTAACGGGATGTCCTCAATCTCCATTTCTCTCCTACCAAATTTGAAGAATGCTACTTTTCATACCGACATTTCTGCTTCTTGGACTAAGAAGCAGTTGATTTTAGATAAACTACCTGATGTCACTGCACCAAATTTTGCTGAACAAGGATCTGCTGTACATGGCCCATCAGTAGGTCTATTGAAGGGCTTATCTGAtaatcatgaatttgaaaagTCACCTGGTGATGTCCAGGTTCCTCAAATGAGCAAATCATCAAAACTGCATCTAACTTCTCCACTAGAAAACGAGCCTCTATCTAGACACTCTAATGGTTTGGCACCTCCATTCCTTCCTTCACCTCAGGAGGCACCAAAACTAGTTGATGGTAATGGTTCTGTTAATTCAgttatttcttctcttgttgAAGAACAGAAGCCTCCACTTCCAAATACAAATAGTACTGGTCCAAAGCAGCTATATCTTCCTTCACAAGAGGTGCAGAATTCTTCTGAACGGACCTATCCAAAGGATTCCAAAGACTTTTCATTCAAGAAAGTAAATGAA GAAGCACCTGTCAGAGATGAACTAGACAAAGTTCTAGCCAGCACTGCAGATGAAAATAAGACTGTGATCATCATTTCCCTGAATAGTGCATGGTCAGGAAATGGGTCTATGATTGACCTCTTCTTGGAGAGTTTTCACATAGGTGAAGGCACAAAGGAGTTATTACGTCATCTTCTCATTGTCTCTGTAGATGCAAAGGCTTACGATCACTGTATAAAGATCCATCCACATTGTTATATCCTGAGAACACAAGGGGTTGATTTCTCTGCCGAGAAGAAGTACATGACACAAGATTATCTAAGAATGATGTGGAGAAGGCTTGGTTTCCTAGGTGACATACTAAAGCGAGGATATAGCTTTGTCTTCACT GACACAGATATCATGTGGCTCCGGAATCCCTTCCCTATTCTCTCACAAGATGCTGACATCCAGATTGCTTCGGATGGTTTCAATGGGAGAGCTGAGGACATCCGCAATAGTCCAAACTGTGGCTTCAAATTTGTTCGATCAAACAACAAGACAATCAGTTTCTATGACTATTGGTATAAATCAAGATGGCTGTTTCCAGGTCAAAATGAACAAGATGTAATCAACTTGTTGAAGTTCCGAAGCAGCTTTAGGAAGCGGAACATGAAGTTTCTCTTTCTGGACTCAAAGCATTTCGGCGGTTTCTGCCAGAGGAGCCAATACATAGATGATACCTACACAATGCACGCTAATTGCTGCAAGGGACTAAAGGCAAAGCTTACAGATCTTAGAACTGCATTAAATGAGTTCATAGCAAGCAAGAACACATCCTTGTCACAACACGGCAAAGCTCGCAGAGCAAAATGGTCACCTCCAAAAGCATGCCCCCTTTCATGGTTCCAGCACTAG
- the LOC116266169 gene encoding uncharacterized protein At4g15970-like isoform X1: MTEIGWCSEGFANCLCVPSPLARPRVLHKQTIMKLPTTGQKYTTRCTLILLWISAVILAVTYAVSRNTYGFNGMSSISISLLPNLKNATFHTDISASWTKKQLILDKLPDVTAPNFAEQGSAVHGPSVGLLKGLSDNHEFEKSPGDVQVPQMSKSSKLHLTSPLENEPLSRHSNGLAPPFLPSPQEAPKLVDGNGSVNSVISSLVEEQKPPLPNTNSTGPKQLYLPSQEVQNSSERTYPKDSKDFSFKKVNEEAPVRDELDKVLASTADENKTVIIISLNSAWSGNGSMIDLFLESFHIGEGTKELLRHLLIVSVDAKAYDHCIKIHPHCYILRTQGVDFSAEKKYMTQDYLRMMWRRLGFLGDILKRGYSFVFTDTDIMWLRNPFPILSQDADIQIASDGFNGRAEDIRNSPNCGFKFVRSNNKTISFYDYWYKSRWLFPGQNEQDVINLLKFRSSFRKRNMKFLFLDSKHFGGFCQRSQYIDDTYTMHANCCKGLKAKLTDLRTALNEFIASKNTSLSQHGKARRAKWSPPKACPLSWFQH, encoded by the exons ATGACGGAAATAGGCTGGTGCTCTGAAGGATTCGCAAACTGCTTATGTGTCCCTTCGCCGCTCGCTCGTCCACGAG TTCTACACAAGCAGACAATTATGAAGCTTCCAACTACTGGGCAGAAATATACAACAAGATGTACACTTATTCTTCTCTGGATATCAGCTGTGATTCTAGCTGTCACCTATGCTGTAAGCAGAAACACTTATGGGTTTAACGGGATGTCCTCAATCTCCATTTCTCTCCTACCAAATTTGAAGAATGCTACTTTTCATACCGACATTTCTGCTTCTTGGACTAAGAAGCAGTTGATTTTAGATAAACTACCTGATGTCACTGCACCAAATTTTGCTGAACAAGGATCTGCTGTACATGGCCCATCAGTAGGTCTATTGAAGGGCTTATCTGAtaatcatgaatttgaaaagTCACCTGGTGATGTCCAGGTTCCTCAAATGAGCAAATCATCAAAACTGCATCTAACTTCTCCACTAGAAAACGAGCCTCTATCTAGACACTCTAATGGTTTGGCACCTCCATTCCTTCCTTCACCTCAGGAGGCACCAAAACTAGTTGATGGTAATGGTTCTGTTAATTCAgttatttcttctcttgttgAAGAACAGAAGCCTCCACTTCCAAATACAAATAGTACTGGTCCAAAGCAGCTATATCTTCCTTCACAAGAGGTGCAGAATTCTTCTGAACGGACCTATCCAAAGGATTCCAAAGACTTTTCATTCAAGAAAGTAAATGAA GAAGCACCTGTCAGAGATGAACTAGACAAAGTTCTAGCCAGCACTGCAGATGAAAATAAGACTGTGATCATCATTTCCCTGAATAGTGCATGGTCAGGAAATGGGTCTATGATTGACCTCTTCTTGGAGAGTTTTCACATAGGTGAAGGCACAAAGGAGTTATTACGTCATCTTCTCATTGTCTCTGTAGATGCAAAGGCTTACGATCACTGTATAAAGATCCATCCACATTGTTATATCCTGAGAACACAAGGGGTTGATTTCTCTGCCGAGAAGAAGTACATGACACAAGATTATCTAAGAATGATGTGGAGAAGGCTTGGTTTCCTAGGTGACATACTAAAGCGAGGATATAGCTTTGTCTTCACT GACACAGATATCATGTGGCTCCGGAATCCCTTCCCTATTCTCTCACAAGATGCTGACATCCAGATTGCTTCGGATGGTTTCAATGGGAGAGCTGAGGACATCCGCAATAGTCCAAACTGTGGCTTCAAATTTGTTCGATCAAACAACAAGACAATCAGTTTCTATGACTATTGGTATAAATCAAGATGGCTGTTTCCAGGTCAAAATGAACAAGATGTAATCAACTTGTTGAAGTTCCGAAGCAGCTTTAGGAAGCGGAACATGAAGTTTCTCTTTCTGGACTCAAAGCATTTCGGCGGTTTCTGCCAGAGGAGCCAATACATAGATGATACCTACACAATGCACGCTAATTGCTGCAAGGGACTAAAGGCAAAGCTTACAGATCTTAGAACTGCATTAAATGAGTTCATAGCAAGCAAGAACACATCCTTGTCACAACACGGCAAAGCTCGCAGAGCAAAATGGTCACCTCCAAAAGCATGCCCCCTTTCATGGTTCCAGCACTAG